In Danaus plexippus chromosome 9 unlocalized genomic scaffold, MEX_DaPlex mxdp_26, whole genome shotgun sequence, the following proteins share a genomic window:
- the LOC116767739 gene encoding 15-hydroxyprostaglandin dehydrogenase [NAD(+)]-like, which translates to MNDVRDLVVLVTGGSNGIGAGIVRTVLARGAKHVVILDINITQGQALEAELNSKYGINKVKFIKCDVASNELHAAFEEAVQLFGYLDVVINNAGIMNDSPKVYEKEITINVTAVITGSLKAFEIMRKDRNGKGGTIVNISSVVALIQSSLLPVYSATKSAVLQFSNCLGKIETYNRTGVRVVTVCFGATDTSLIVKVGCIDKELEEMVPAAMEKMPLQGVDAAVSGLIHAFENGASGSTWLVTSGRPAEEITGNVTKAYEILSQGVYK; encoded by the exons ATGAATGACGTCAGAGATCTAGTTGTTCTGGTCACCGGCGGTTCGAACGGCATTGGCGCTGGTATAGTTCGAACTGTTTTGGCTCGCGGAGCAAAG CATGTTGTCATATTAGATATCAATATAACGCAAGGGCAGGCTTTGGAAGCTGAATTGAACTCAAAATATGGTatcaataaagtaaaatttataaagtgcGATGTAGCAAGTAACGAACTCCATGCAGCCTTCGAGGAAGCCGTTCAGCTTTTTGGGTATTTGGACGTTGTTATTAACAATGCTGGTATTATGAATGATAGCCCCAAAGTGTATGAAAAGGAAATAACAATCAATGTT ACAGCTGTTATAACAGGGTCACTAAAGGCTTTCGAAATAATGCGTAAAGATAGAAATGGGAAAGGAGGCACCATTGTCAACATATCCTCTGTCGTCGCCCTAATACAAAGCTCTTTACTCCCTGTTTATAGTGCAACGAAGAGCGCTGTATTGCAGTTCAGCAATTGTCTTGGC aagattgaaacttataatagGACTGGAGTACGAGTGGTGACTGTTTGCTTTGGTGCGACGGATACAAGTTTGATTGTCAAAGTTGGATGCATTGACAAGGAATTAGAAGAAATGGTGCCAGCAGCAATGGAAAAAATGCCATTACAGGG AGTTGACGCTGCTGTTTCTGGCTTAATACACGCGTTCGAAAACGGCGCCAGCGGCAGCACGTGGCTGGTGACGTCTGGGAGACCTGCCGAGGAAATCACCGGAAACGTCACCAAGGCATACGAAATACTGAGTCAAGGTGTATACAAGTAG